One window of the Rissa tridactyla isolate bRisTri1 chromosome 9, bRisTri1.patW.cur.20221130, whole genome shotgun sequence genome contains the following:
- the CYSLTR1 gene encoding cysteinyl leukotriene receptor 1: MTAPFDNLSCHHSIDDFRNRIYSTLYSMISIMGFVGNGVVLYVLIKTYRQKTAFQVYMLNLAVSDFLCVCTLPLRVIYYVHKGNWFFSDFLCRISSYALYVNLYCSIFFMTAMSFFRCIAIVFPVQHINLVTEKKAKFVCIGIWIFVTLTSAPFLQNGTYQHGNKTKCFEPPENTEKKTLVVILDFIALFVGFIFPFIVITICYTMIIRTLLKNSLKKNQANRKKAVWMIIIVTATFLVSFTPYHILRTVHLHMLWLKNTSCEDTIYLQKSVVVTLPLAASNCCFDPLLYFFSGGNFRKRLTTFRKASSSSLTQAFRKKFSIKEKDEEPFGESHRENGKAAAAPS, encoded by the coding sequence ATGACGGCGCCGTTTGACAACTTGTCATGCCATCACTCCATCGACGACTTCCGAAACCGAATCTACTCCACGCTCTACTCCATGATCAGCATTATGGGCTTTGTTGGCAATGGCGTTGTGCTGTATGTCCTCATAAAAACATACCGGCAGAAGACAGCCTTCCAGGTGTACATGCTGAACCTTGCCGTCTCCGATTTCCTCTGCGTGTGCACCCTGCCCCTGCGTGTCATCTACTACGTGCACAAAGGGAACTGGTTCTTCAGTGACTTCCTATGCAGGATCAGCTCGTACGCCTTGTACGTCAACCTGTattgcagcatttttttcatgACTGCGATGAGCTTCTTCCGTTGCATAGCCATCGTTTTTCCAGTCCAGCACATCAATTTGGTAACCGAGAAGAAGGCTAAATTTGTCTGCATCGGCATCTGGATTTTTGTCACACTGACCAGCGCTCCCTTTCTGCAAAATGGGACTTACCAACATGGCAACAAGACCAAGTGCTTTGAACCCCCAGAAAACACTGAGAAGAAAACTCTAGTCGTGATCCTGGATTTTATTGCCTTATTTGTGGGTTTCATTTTCCCCTTTATTGTCATAACTATCTGCTACACCATGATCATAAGGACCTTACTGAAAAATTCCTTGAAGAAGAACCAGGCTAACCGCAAAAAAGCTGTCTGGATGATCATCATCGTGACGGCCACCTTCCTGGTGAGCTTCACCCCGTACCACATTCTGCGTACGGTCCACCTCCACATGCTGTGGCTGAAGAACACCAGCTGTGAGGACACCATATACCTACAGAAATCGGTTGTGGTAACGCTCCCCTTGGCAGCTTCCAACTGCTGCTTTGACCCACTTCTCTATTTCTTCTCAGGGGGCAACTTTCGGAAGAGACTTACCACATTTAGGAAGGCTTCTTCCTCCAGCTTAACACAAGCCTTCAGGAAGAAGTTCTCCATAAAAGAGAAAGATGAGGAACCCTTTGGAGAAAGCCATAGGGAGAATGGGAAGGCAGCCGCGGCCCCTTCATAA